A genomic segment from Oncorhynchus clarkii lewisi isolate Uvic-CL-2024 chromosome 12, UVic_Ocla_1.0, whole genome shotgun sequence encodes:
- the LOC139422485 gene encoding dentin sialophosphoprotein-like: MTHQKRAKQRAKKEWTSWTREKEGWRTSWTWEEVMAEDKTLQWKQVEKAQEERRRYEAPRIGRVRMGIQPGRRVPAQHSWSPVYLLGPGYSAPALHTASPPGTTSSGTTHQAYSAPRQYRVSGDSSQSGASGDSAQSGASGDSSQSVASGDDAQSGASGDDAQSGASGDSSQSGASGDSSQSVASSDDAQSGASGDDAQSGESGDGAQSGASGDGAQSGASGDSSQSVSSGDDAQSGESGDGAQSGASGNGAQSGASGDGAQSGESGDGAQSGASGDGAQSGESGDGAQSGANGDTSQSRASGDTSQSGASGDSSQSSGASGDGAQSGASGDGAQSGESGDGAQSGANGDTSQSRASGDTSQSGASGDSSQSSGASGDGAGASGDGAQSGASGDGAQSGESGDGAQSGASGDGAQSGASGDVAQSGESGDGAQSGESGDGAQSGTSNDGPQSGASNDGSQSGASNDGSQSGASNDGPQPRVSSDGPQPRVSNLWKACGRLPKTFDPS, encoded by the exons ATGACCCACCAAAAAAGGGCCAAGCAGCGTGCCAAAAAGGAGTGGACATCTTGGACCCGGGAGAAAGAggggtggaggacatcctggacctgggaggaggtaatggcagaGGACAAGACCCTGCAATGGAAGCAGGTAGAGAAAGCACAGGAGGAACGGCGACGATATGAGG ctcctcgcattggccGGGTTAGaatgggtatccagccaggaaggagggtgccggctcagcactcctggtctccagtgtacctccttggaccaggatatTCTGCTCCGGCTTTGCATACTGCATCTCCG cccggtaccaccagttccggcaccacgcaccaggcctacagtgcgccgcGGCAGTATAGAGtatccggcgacagttcccagtccggagcgtccggcgacagtgcccagtccggagcgtccggcgacagttcccagtccgtaGCGTCCGGCGACGATGCCCAGtccggagcgtccggcgacgatgcccagtccggagcgtccggcgacagttcccagtccggagcgtccggcgacagttcccagtccgtaGCGTCCAGCGACGATGCCCAGtccggagcgtccggcgacgATGCCCAGTCCGGAGAGTCCGGCGACGGTGCCCAGtccggagcgtccggcgacggtgcccagtccggagcgtccggcgacagttcccagtccgtaTCGTCCGGCGACGATGCCCAGTCCGGAGAGTCCGGCGACGGTGCCCAGTCCGGAGCGTCCGGCAACGGTGCCCAGtccggagcgtccggcgacggtgCCCAGTCCGGAGAGTCCGGCGACGGTGCCCAGtccggagcgtccggcgacggtgCCCAGTCCGGAGAGTCCGGCGACGGTGCCCAGTCCGGAGCGAACGGCGACActtcccagtccagagcgtccggcgacacttcccagtccggagcgtccggcgacagttcccagtcc tccggagcgtccggcgacggtgcccagtccggagcgtccggcgacggtgCCCAGTCCGGAGAGTCCGGCGACGGTGCCCAGTCCGGAGCGAACGGCGACActtcccagtccagagcgtccggcgacacttcccagtccggagcgtccggcgacagttcccagtcc tccggagcgtccggcgacggtgccggagcgtccggcgacggtgcccagtccggagcgtccggcgacggtgCCCAGTCCGGAGAGTCCGGCGACGGTGCCCAGtccggagcgtccggcgacggtgcccagtccggagcgtccggcgacgTTGCCCAGTCCGGAGAGTCCGGCGACGGTGCCCAGTCCGGAGAGTCCGGCGACGGtgcccagtccggaacctccaacgacgggccacagtccggagcaTCCAACGACGGGTCACAGTCCGGAGCATCCAACGACGGGtcacagtccggagcctccaacgacggtccccagcccagggtctccagcgacggtccccagcccagGGTCTCCAACTTGTGGaaggcttgtggaaggctacccaaaacatttgacccaagttaa